GGACCTACTGGTGGACGCGCTTCGGCCAGTACACGATGTACGTCTTCCTGCTGCACTCGTTCGTGCTGTACCCGTTCCGCGAGTCCGGTGCGCTGCGCGACCTCGACCCGACCTGGTTGTGGCTGCCGCTGGTCACCCTGCTCTCGGTCGTCCTCGCCCTGGCGCTCGCGACGAAGCCCGTCCGCTGGCTGTTCCGTCCTCTCGTGGAACCCCGCCCCCGCTGGCTCTTCGTCGATCCCGCGCTCGCCACTCGCGAGGGCCACCGCAGCGACCCGACCGGCTCTCGACGCCCGCGGCCGACCGAGCGCCCCATCGAACGCCCCGGCGAGAAGAAGTGACGCGCGCCGAACGGATCCGCGACAGGCTGGTCGCCCGAGCGGATGCCACGGGGTTCGACGCGCACGGCCTGCACGTCCTCGCCGGCGATGATGTCGCCGCGCACCGCTGGACGGCGGATGCACGGGAGGAGATCCACTCCGTCGCGAAGGGCGTGAGCGTCCTCGCGATCGGGCTGGCCGAGCACGAGGGGCTGCTCTCGCTGGATGATCCGGTGGGACGCCACCTCCCCGATCACGCACTGGGCGACGGCGTCGACGAGGTGACCCTCCGCCACCTCCTCTCGATGACCAGCGGTATCGACCTCCCCTGGTCGGAGACGATGATGACGGACTGGCCGGATCTCGCCGCGGAGTTCCTCGCACGACCGTCGCGCGGACGCGTCTTCCAGTACTCCAACGCCAGCACGTACACGGCGATGATGGCGCTGGCGGAGCAGGTCGGCGACATCGTCGACTACCTGCGGCCTCGGCTCCTCGAGCCGCTCGGCCTCGCCGACGTCGTCTGGGCGCGCTGCCCTCGCGGGCGCGTCCTGGGCGGCGAAGGGATCGCGCTGCGCACCGAGGAACTCGCCCGTCTCGGTCGCCTGATCAGAGACGGCGGGACCTGGGAGGGTCGCCGGCTCGTGCCGCGTGCCGTGATCGATGCCATGCGCTCGGACTGGGTGGTCGCCGGCCAGAACCCGGGCTACGCGCGATACGCGCTCAGCGGGTGGGACGGCCCTGGCCCCGTCTGGCGACTGCATGGCGCCTATGGCCAGCTGCTGGTCTTCGCCGGCGACACGGTCGTCACGG
This genomic interval from Microbacterium hydrocarbonoxydans contains the following:
- a CDS encoding serine hydrolase domain-containing protein; amino-acid sequence: MTRAERIRDRLVARADATGFDAHGLHVLAGDDVAAHRWTADAREEIHSVAKGVSVLAIGLAEHEGLLSLDDPVGRHLPDHALGDGVDEVTLRHLLSMTSGIDLPWSETMMTDWPDLAAEFLARPSRGRVFQYSNASTYTAMMALAEQVGDIVDYLRPRLLEPLGLADVVWARCPRGRVLGGEGIALRTEELARLGRLIRDGGTWEGRRLVPRAVIDAMRSDWVVAGQNPGYARYALSGWDGPGPVWRLHGAYGQLLVFAGDTVVTVTADDHFGADAFVAFIAEVIGG